The genomic interval catgacaatccatcaacTTTTTATTCTCTTTTAAAGTCTGAGACAAAATCAGCTCCAGCGGTTGCAAAAAATGCCTCTTGAGGAACTACACGATTTATCCTCCCTCCCAAAAGCTACCTACCccctcaaaaatcatgaccctGGCATGGCCACAGATTAAGCAGTCTGTTTAATAGGTCTGTAATCTGTGATAGCCTTGTTAGAAAACTTTTTCAACTATGAATccattcatgtttttttttccaatagcaATGAAATGCCTGAaaagctctgtcctgccacttgctgtATGttatgtaatcaaacaccatAGTCACTGGGCATCTGCTACTTAACCAGTAACCACGGTTACATCAGTCTGAtgcaggtcattgaccttatttgtttggagaagaagaaaaagagcaaaaacTATATGTTTTCCTTCCATTTATACatctaaaaaaattataaaacctGATTGTGTGATGTCTTACCAGTGTAAGGAAGTTGACTCGCACAAGAAGCGACCCTTTTTCTATGCTTTGTACTTGGACATGTCGTTCCCTCTCCACTGCCCTGCGGATTGCCTCCTCTGTTTTTTGCTTGTTGTCCATGTAGAAAGCTGCCAGGGTTGTTACTGCTGTCGCCACACCTGTAACTAGACCTGCTCCCACCACGCCTGCAACTGACCCTGTAACCTAATGGGGGCAAgatggtcttgtggttagggttaaTGTTAATTTAATATATAAGGGTTCTGTTTGTTCGACATGGCGTTCGATCGGAATCGGTCCattctggagacagccctatTTTCCACCTATGTATATATTTCCCCTCTCAACTCAGGTGAAAGCTCTGGTATGGGATGTCTGCAGATTTGACGTAAAGCTGGAGGCCCCTAGCCTTGTTGAGGAGAGCCTGGAATCCACCATACTTTTTGAGTATTACTTACTGCTAGGTTTGATGCACTCACATCNNNNNNNNNNNNNNNNNNNNNNNNNNNNNNNNNNNNNNNNNNNNNNNNNNNNNNNNNNNNNNNNNNNNNNNNNNNNNNNNNNNNNNNNNNNNNNNNNNNNGGCATTATTTAACTATCCCGGCTGCATGCATCAAACCTAGCAGTCTGGTCTTTAACAGCTTGCACAGTACTTACTTTGCAAAATTGTTGTGCTATACCACAGGCACTTTTAATTACTGGTACTGGTTATatgaaacaaataaaacaaacaaaccatgcTGCCTATATAAGCAGCCCCAAGTGTGGCTCCAGCCACCATACCTCCTGCTGCAAGGGCTCGATCCTGGATCCTGATGGTCGCTCCACCAAAATAATCTAGTACTTGACCTACAGACATCTGCAGAGCTGGTGGCTGCCCAGCATTTGCAGGAGCTTGGTCAGTAGGTGGTTGAGGGGCTGGAGCCCCATACTCCTGTTGACCTGGTTGAGGGACCAGTGGTGCCTGCTGTTGATCTCCTGATTCCAGCGGTTGAGGGGCTGGAGCTCCCTGCCCCTCCTGACTTGGTTGAGGTGGCAGTGGTGCCTGCTGTTGTTCTACTGGTCCCGGCAGTTGAGGGGCTGGGTGAGGTGGCAGTGGTGCCTGCTGTTCGTCTTGGTCTGGAGCCTGGGCAATTTGTGGATCTGCTGGCACCAATGACGGTCCCTGCACCTGAGCACTTTCCTCGCCACGCCcctggcccccctcccccactggTGGATGTTCCGCCCGCAACTGTTTTGGGCGTGTCGCCTCGCCTTGTTCCTGTGTTTCCGCACCTCGTTTCATCCTTTTCGCCTTTCCTGCTCCCTTGGCACTTGTTGATCCTTTATCAGCCATTTTGTGGAAGAAGTAGATGACCAGAATACCAGTTGATGGTAGTAGGAATCTGCAATAGGTCCTGTAGTATATACCGGGTAGTCAAAATGGCGTTGCAGGAAGTAAAGAATGAACCACCCTTTGACCTTTGTGCATGAAGTAACTTCTGAGCAAGAGCATACAAAATAACCTTATTTTTAGTGTTTCATCTTTCCCAGTTGCCTTTTCTTACTAATCTTAGTTAAGTTTTTCTTATGTATTGACCACCGTGtgaatttttttgtataaaatatGTTTGCCCCAAACTAATGAATCTATTTAACCTCTAGAGCCTTAGAGCATTTCAATTCAAAGGGAAATCAAGGCCTCATGTACAAACAAAATACTGTCTAAACTGTACCTCAGTGGCTTAAAGAGCTTTGGTCACAATttcttttgatatacatgtaacatgttgttATGTGTATTCATTTCATCTGTCATGGTCTAACAAAGACCCTCCCTGTTCCCTGCCTACGTAAGAAAACTTCACCTGACCTCACTTGCTCACCCAggcattcatttttttgtttgtactATTGCATACCTGGCTGCCAAGGGGTGTATGCATAGCACACAAGGtctgtactgaacagtacaatctgcatatccggacaggtttatttgatccactcacaccagctgcaggaaggacccctactcttttcgataagtttgGTGGGTTCCTTAAGTTCAAGGTGTGGTTCTCCCTGAACTTGGTGCAAATTTCCACCTGCATGTAGTGAATAAAGTGAGAAAAACCGTACCAAGTGCTTTCCCAAGGATTAGACGTCAGTGGTATGTCTGGgctctgggtcaaacaccctaGCCATTATGCCATGCAATACCACCTATTATGTCTTGTCACAGACTAGAACAGCTACCCTAGTAAGTCATGGATCACTGATTTGTTAAACAGTTCAGAGGCATCAAACAttgtacctccatgaaatatttggaGAAGTTTTTACAttctatgcaaatgactttcacatttaCCTGCTTGTAATCCTTGGTGATGTTAACCTCACTTTCACATgtgacaagtatgaaattcctatcTTTTAAATTTAACACTAAGGAATTAATCAATTAGCATTCTCTGTACTAGTTATGAGGCAAGCCACCAAAAGGCCCAGgattgaccctgaccttcatcTTCATAAGACCTAGTAGACCGACATagcaaatatcataacaattcATTAATAGCTTCACACATTATTCTAACCACGAATATCCAGAATCACAAAAATGTGCACACACGAGCCGGCTTAGATTACTTAGTATTTTTCCCCATTTTGTGTATCGACCACCTATCTACCACATGTCTGCTGTGGCAATTGTCCTTTGAGTGGTCACTataaacaggtttgactgttccATGATACAGAGAGTAGTATAAACTTTGCAAGACATATGAACTTAACTGTATATCCAACAACAAGTTAAAAGTCAAGCTTGCGAGTCCTATACCTTATAATATTAGTATAACACAGTAGCAAAGCTGTTTTTATACAGTTGATAacagttgttgtgttgtttttccttCTCAGATTCTGCAGTCAGTAATGTTTGTACAGTTGGGTATACTGTAACAGGCCTACCCTGGGGCGTATACTCCACATTTACTGTTGTTGTGATGTTTTTCCTCCTCAGATTCTGCAGTCAGTAACATTTGTACTGTTGCATACTGTGTTTAGTACTGTAGCAGGCCTACCCTGGGACGTATACTCTACATCTTAATGCTGTTGTTGTGATGTTTTTCCTCTACAGATTCTAATTCTGCAGTCAGTAATGTTTGTACTGATGGGTACTGTGTTTAGTACTAAAACAGTAATAACATGTGGCTTATACTGTACATTTACTGTTGTTGTGATATTTTTCCTCAGATTCTGCAGTCAGTAACATTTGTACTGTTAGGTACTGTGTTTAGTACTGTAACAGGACTACCCTGGGGTTTATACTCTACATTTGTCATAGAGGACAGACATGGCttcaacaaacaggtgaggCATTGTCTCTTAGCTCATCTCTTTGTTATATTTCCCTAAAAtaactgttatacatgtaataaaaaggtaaaggtagctCTATCAATCAAGAATCAATCAAGAAGataagccggcagaggagtttcattggccgtGGGTACCGGCTCATCTATCCTCGCCTCTcgatcctttttttttttcttttcttttttctttcttctttgcttttttttttttttctttttttcttttttttttttttttttttttt from Branchiostoma floridae strain S238N-H82 unplaced genomic scaffold, Bfl_VNyyK Sc7u5tJ_1511, whole genome shotgun sequence carries:
- the LOC118407966 gene encoding skin secretory protein xP2-like; its protein translation is MADKGSTSAKGAGKAKRMKRGAETQEQGEATRPKQLRAEHPPVGEGGQGRGEESAQVQGPSLVPADPQIAQAPDQDEQQAPLPPHPAPQLPGPVEQQQAPLPPQPSQEGQGAPAPQPLESGDQQQAPLVPQPGQQEYGAPAPQPPTDQAPANAGQPPALQMSVGQVLDYFGGATIRIQDRALAAGGSVAGVVGAGLVTGVATAVTTLAAFYMDNKQKTEEAIRRAVERERHVQVQSIEKGSLLVRVNFLTLAGYWVIRSLNERIDRRSDRTCLQLLLEDEL